One Strix uralensis isolate ZFMK-TIS-50842 chromosome 9, bStrUra1, whole genome shotgun sequence DNA segment encodes these proteins:
- the FAM168B gene encoding myelin-associated neurite-outgrowth inhibitor produces the protein MNPVYSPGSSGVPYANAKGIGYPAGFPMGYAAAAPAYSPNMYPGANPTFQTGYTPGTPYKVSCSPTSGAVPPYSSSPNPYQTAVYPVRSAYPQQNPYAQQGTYYTQPLYAAPPHVIHHTTVVQPNGMPATMYPAPIPPPRGNGVTMGMVAGTTMAMSAGTLLTTHSPTPVAPHPVTMPTYRAPGTPTYSYVPPQW, from the exons ATGAATCCTGTGTATAGCCCTGGATCTTCTGGGGTTCCCTATGCAAATGCCAAAGGAATTGGTTATCCAG CTGGCTTCCCCATGGGCTATGCAGCAGCTGCGCCTGCCTATTCCCCTAACATGTATCCTGGAGCAAATCCTACCTTCCAAACAG GTTATACACCAGGCACCCCATATAAAGTATCTTGTTCACCCACTAGTGGAGCAGTGCCACCATATTCTTCGTCACCGAATCCCTATCAGACTGCTGTGTACCCAGTTCGAAGTGCCTATCCACAGCAGAATCCGTATGCACAG CAAGGCACTTATTACACGCAGCCTTTATATGCAGCACCACCCCACGTAATTCACCACACCACAGTTGTGCAGCCTAACGGCATGCCAGCGACTATGTATCCTGCTCCCATTCCGCCACCAAGGGGAAACGGTGTGACCATGGGCATGGTGGCTGGGACTACCATGGCAATGTCAGCAG GTACTTTGTTGACAACTCATTCCCCAACTCCAGTAGCCCCTCATCCAGTTACTATGCCCACATATCGGGCTCCAGGAACACCAACCTATAGTTATGTGCCCCCACAGTGGTGA